In Chloroflexota bacterium, one DNA window encodes the following:
- a CDS encoding LacI family transcriptional regulator, with protein sequence MATIKDVAKRAGVSVTTVSHVLNETRYVSPELVARVWEAVEALNYQPNAVARSLRRKRTHTLGMIIPDNSNPFFAEVARGIEDVCFDLGYNVILCNSDQDPQKERRYIDLLTEKRVDGIVFVAAGDRAEHLEAVLTRRVPVVVIDRELQDVQCDRVLTDNRTGGRQATEHLIQRGRTRIACIAGPSDVTPSWERVWGYQDALTEAGLPFDEQLIRRGNFQAASGYRAMRELLALSDPPTGVFACNDMMAIGAICAISEAGLRIPEDIAVVGFDDIALASYTNPPLTTVAQPRQEIGRLAAEMLIERISNRSRPPQRHLLETWLVVRQST encoded by the coding sequence ATGGCGACCATCAAAGACGTTGCGAAACGCGCTGGCGTCTCCGTCACCACCGTATCCCACGTCCTGAACGAGACGCGCTACGTCAGCCCGGAACTTGTAGCCCGGGTGTGGGAGGCCGTCGAAGCCCTGAACTACCAGCCCAATGCGGTTGCGCGCAGCCTGCGCCGTAAGCGCACCCACACCCTCGGCATGATTATCCCGGACAACTCCAACCCCTTCTTCGCCGAGGTGGCCCGGGGGATCGAAGACGTGTGCTTCGACCTGGGCTATAACGTGATCCTTTGCAACTCAGATCAGGATCCTCAAAAGGAGCGACGATACATCGATCTGCTCACGGAAAAGCGGGTAGATGGGATCGTCTTCGTCGCGGCCGGTGACCGGGCGGAGCATCTGGAGGCCGTCCTCACCCGACGCGTCCCGGTGGTGGTGATCGATCGAGAGCTACAGGATGTCCAATGCGACCGTGTGCTCACGGACAACCGAACCGGGGGGCGACAGGCCACGGAACATCTCATCCAGCGGGGTCGCACACGCATCGCCTGCATCGCCGGCCCCTCCGACGTGACGCCCAGTTGGGAGCGGGTCTGGGGCTACCAGGACGCCCTGACGGAGGCCGGCCTTCCCTTCGACGAGCAGTTGATCCGCCGAGGGAACTTCCAGGCCGCCAGTGGGTACAGGGCCATGCGTGAGCTCCTGGCGCTATCCGATCCACCCACGGGCGTCTTCGCCTGCAACGACATGATGGCGATCGGCGCCATCTGCGCCATCAGCGAGGCGGGATTGAGGATCCCGGAAGACATCGCCGTCGTCGGCTTCGACGACATCGCGCTGGCCTCCTACACCAATCCGCCCCTGACGACCGTCGCCCAGCCGCGTCAGGAGATCGGTCGGCTGGCCGCGGAGATGCTCATTGAACGCATCTCGAACCGGAGTCGCCCTCCTCAGCGGCACCTCCTGGAGACCTGGCTGGTCGTCCGTCAGTCCACATGA
- the rbsD gene encoding D-ribose pyranase: MKKRGLLHPELNRIIAELGHTDTIVIADAGLPIPQGPTRIDLALIEGVPPFLTVLEAILKEVQIEGATIAEEMEEISPILYDQVVTLMGSTPLRRVPHVVFKDQTRLARAVIRTGEFTPYANIILEAGVIF, translated from the coding sequence ATGAAAAAGCGAGGTCTGCTTCACCCGGAACTGAATCGCATCATCGCCGAACTGGGTCACACGGACACCATCGTCATCGCCGACGCGGGCCTGCCCATCCCACAGGGACCAACCCGGATCGACCTGGCCCTCATCGAGGGGGTTCCACCGTTTCTCACGGTGCTCGAGGCGATCTTGAAGGAGGTCCAGATTGAGGGGGCGACCATCGCCGAGGAGATGGAGGAGATCAGCCCGATCCTCTACGATCAGGTGGTGACGCTGATGGGTTCGACCCCGCTCCGCCGGGTGCCGCATGTCGTCTTTAAGGACCAGACGCGCCTCGCCCGCGCGGTGATCCGAACCGGAGAGTTCACCCCGTACGCGAACATCATTCTAGAGGCTGGTGTGATATTTTAG
- a CDS encoding ABC transporter permease, producing MPSTNGGKSSQLAAEVAQPTDSPTAGAQASRGWQQRLHDFLSRFGLVLSFGLLVFVLTLLSDRFLTVSNTVNILRQAAINGIISVGMTYVILTAGIDLSVGAVLALANVIVADFLVQGGHPGLAILLGLAIGSGFGLVNGLFTTRFGVPPFIVTLGTMTIARGLALTYTQGQPITGLPEGFRFMGTGSLGPLPMPIVLMILTFAVGYFVLNRTTLGAYIYALGNNPTAARFAGIPVNRYTSLVYIISGGLSALAGMILIARLNSAQPTAGLGYEFDAIAAVVVGGTSLAGGQGGLGGTLLGVLIIQVLNNGLNLLNVSSFYQQVVQGVVIALALLWHRAFR from the coding sequence ATGCCATCAACCAACGGCGGAAAATCCTCCCAACTCGCGGCCGAAGTGGCCCAGCCCACCGACTCACCGACAGCCGGGGCCCAGGCCTCACGGGGGTGGCAGCAGCGCCTGCACGACTTCTTGAGCCGCTTCGGGCTGGTGCTATCCTTCGGCCTGCTGGTCTTCGTCCTGACGCTGCTGTCGGATCGCTTCCTCACCGTCTCCAACACGGTGAACATCCTCCGACAGGCAGCCATCAACGGCATCATCTCCGTCGGGATGACGTATGTCATCCTCACGGCCGGCATCGACCTGTCCGTCGGCGCCGTGCTGGCCCTGGCCAACGTCATCGTCGCCGATTTCCTGGTGCAGGGCGGTCATCCGGGCCTGGCCATCCTCCTGGGCCTGGCGATCGGATCCGGGTTCGGGCTGGTCAACGGGCTCTTCACCACCCGTTTCGGGGTGCCCCCCTTCATCGTCACCCTGGGCACCATGACCATCGCCCGCGGCCTGGCCCTGACCTATACCCAGGGTCAACCCATCACCGGGCTGCCGGAGGGCTTCCGTTTCATGGGCACCGGCTCCCTGGGCCCCCTCCCGATGCCCATCGTGCTCATGATCCTGACGTTCGCCGTAGGCTATTTCGTCCTGAACCGCACCACCCTTGGCGCCTACATCTATGCGCTGGGGAATAATCCCACCGCCGCCCGCTTCGCCGGCATCCCGGTGAATCGCTACACATCCCTGGTGTACATCATCAGCGGTGGGCTCTCCGCCCTGGCCGGGATGATCCTGATCGCCCGCCTGAACTCGGCACAGCCAACCGCAGGGCTCGGCTATGAATTCGACGCCATCGCGGCGGTGGTCGTGGGCGGCACCAGCCTGGCCGGGGGGCAGGGAGGATTGGGGGGCACGCTGCTCGGCGTGCTGATCATCCAGGTCCTGAACAACGGCCTGAACCTCCTCAACGTCTCCTCGTTTTACCAACAGGTCGTCCAGGGCGTGGTGATCGCCCTGGCGCTGCTGTGGCATCGCGCGTTCCGCTGA